Proteins encoded by one window of Aspergillus chevalieri M1 DNA, chromosome 6, nearly complete sequence:
- the mvp1 gene encoding sorting nexin Mvp1 (COG:U;~EggNog:ENOG410PHPQ;~InterPro:IPR027267,IPR035704,IPR001683,IPR028662, IPR036871;~PFAM:PF00787;~go_function: GO:0035091 - phosphatidylinositol binding [Evidence IEA];~go_process: GO:0042147 - retrograde transport, endosome to Golgi [Evidence IEA]), with protein sequence MSLFGSSPENSTPNSAQRSKASLFADDPLSSSGLGTTGAATSSLFADDNDTSSPWTTNTNKRASRTELVKTLLPDTDVPESYIDAYDRVLNVGDRVGTGIGLTSVREVLAGSGLSASEQARILNLVVSGELDSGSSNIGVGRGEFSVLLALVGLAQEGEELTFDAVDDRRKNLPEPKSTYLNGLRPNQDSDGTRDQPEQERPTTPPQPSNPLQEPSSIQSRRSNRESLGAFEADPWAAPELHRDHGHSRIDNEQSILNGFGNNQSTPNSWSDARAFEEAYRQTISNGDRLNGSSPAPAPSSSESGWGGSLPRDTGFGGLGPPATSNPGEISNRRRSLGAGRITTSPVEETITVTLLPEKEGLFMFQHRNYEVKSARRGSTVVRRYSDFVWLLDCLQKRYPFRQLPLLPPKRISVNGTHLAADSNSFLEKRRRGLIRFTNALVRHPVLSQEQLVVMFLTVPTELSVWRKQATVSVQDEFTGRVLPPDLEDSLPPTLTETLDTARNGIKRSAEIYINLCMLLERLAKRNEGLAADHLRFSLTLQSLTEATKDTYILDSSDVPLLNDGIRSTAKHLSNSQTLLEDEARAWEDGVLEDLKQQRDCLVSMRELFDRRDRYARNNIPQLERRIEVNERKLQDLRARPTGTVKPGEIERVEESIFKDKESIVQQHARGVFIRQCLREELEHFQRSQYHISRLHQDWSQERVKYSELQADNWRSLSDQVDGMPDGV encoded by the exons ATGTCACTCTTCGGCTCCTCCCCAGAAAATTCCACACCAAACTCAGCCCAGCGATCCAAAGCCTCCCTCTTCGCCGACGACCCGCTCTCAAGCAGCGGTCTCGGTACCACCGGCGCAGCCACCAGCTCCCTCTTCGCCGACGATAACGACACCAGCTCGCCGTGGACAACGAACACCAACAAACGAGCCTCCCGCACCGAACTCGTCAAGACACTTCTCCCCGACACAGATGTCCCCGAGAGCTACATCGATGCCTACGATCGGGTTTTGAATGTGGGGGACCGCGTTGGGACTGGGATTGGGTTGACATCCGTGCGGGAGGTGCTGGCAGGAAGTGGATTGAGCGCGTCGGAGCAGGCAAGGATATTGAATTTGGTGGTTTCGGGGGAGTTGGATAGTGGGAGTTCGAATATTGGGGTTGGGAGGGGAGAGTTTAGTGTGCTTCTGGCGCTTGTGGGACTTGCGCAGGAAGGAGAGGAGCTTACGTTTGATGCGGTGGATGATAGGAGGAAGA ATCTGCCAGAACCGAAGAGCACCTATCTTAATGGATTGCGGCCGAACCAGGACTCCGATGGTACCCGGGATCAGCCAGAACAAGAACGGCCGACGACACCACCTCAGCCCTCGAATCCCCTACAAGAGCCGAGTTCGATCCAATCCAGGCGCTCGAATAGAGAGTCGCTGGGCGCGTTCGAAGCGGATCCATGGGCTGCCCCCGAGCTGCATCGTGACCATGGCCACAGTCGGATCGACAACGAACAGTCTATATTGAATGGGTTTGGAAACAATCAGTCTACTCCGAATTCCTGGTCTGATGCTCGGGCATTCGAAGAGGCTTACCGACAAACGATTTCAAACGGAGACCGGCTTAATGGTTCAAGTCCTGCGCCTGCACCTAGTAGTTCAGAGTCTGGATGGGGAGGCAGCTTGCCCCGTGATACAGGGTTTGGAGGATTAGGGCCGCCTGCGACGAGTAATCCCGGCGAGATCAGCAATCGTCGACGGTCACTAGGAGCCGGGAGAATAACGACATCGCCGGTGGAGGAGACGATAACCGTAACGCTGCTTCCGGAGAAAGAGGGCTTGTTCATGTTCCAACATCGCAACTACGAAGTCAAGTCTGCACGGAGGGGGAGTACGGTTGTCCGACGATACAGCGACTTTGTGTGGTTATTAGATTGTTTGCAGAAACGGTATCCATTCCGGCAGCTTCCTTTGCTGCCACCAAAACGAATCTCAG TCAATGGCACTCACCTTGCAGCGGATTCAAACTCGTTTCTCGAAAAGCGTCGGCGCGGACTCATACGGTTTACCAACGCGTTGGTACGGCATCCGGTGCTTAGCCAAGAGCAGCTGGTGGTGATGTTCTTGACGGTTCCGACG GAATTGTCCGTGTGGCGGAAACAAGCGACAGTCTCTGTGCAGGATGAGTTCACGGGGAGAGTCCTTCCCCCGGATTTGGAAGACTCATTACCACCAACCCTGACGGAAACCTTGGACACCGCACGCAATGGTATCAAGCGTTCCGCGGAGATCTACATCAACCTGTGCATGCTGCTGGAGCGTCTGGCCAAGCGCAACGAAGGACTTGCAGCGGACCACCTACGGTTTTCACTTACCCTCCAATCACTGACTGAAGCAACCAAGGACACCTATATACTGGACAGCAGCGACGTGCCTCTACTCAATGATGGCATCCGGTCCACCGCAAAGCACCTGTCGAACAGCCAGACGCTGTTGGAAGATGAGGCACGGGCGTGGGAAGACGGGGTATTAGAGGACCTGAAGCAGCAGCGAGACTGTCTAGTCAGCATGCGTGAGCTGTTTGACCGACGTGACCGCTATGCACGGAACAACATTCCTCAGTTGGAACGGAGGATTGAAGTCAACGAGCGAAAACTGCAGGATCTGCGGGCCCGTCCAACGGGGACGGTGAAGCCTGGGGAGATTGAGCGGGTTGAGGAGTCTATTTTCAAG GACAAAGAATCGATTGTCCAACAACATGCACGTGGCGTGTTCATCCGGCAGTGTCTGCGCGAGGAACTGGAGCACTTCCAGAGGAGCCAGTATCACATTAGCCGGCTGCACCAGGACTGGAGCCAGGAACGAGTGAAATACTCGGAGCTGCAAGCGGACAACTGGCGGTCGTTGAGTGACCAGGTGGACGGGATGCCGGACGGGGTATGA
- a CDS encoding uncharacterized protein (COG:O;~EggNog:ENOG410QDMT;~InterPro:IPR027417,IPR003593,IPR003959;~PFAM:PF00004;~go_function: GO:0005524 - ATP binding [Evidence IEA];~go_function: GO:0016887 - ATPase activity [Evidence IEA]): MAMEQGEKRTIHPFFCKDFGVQAKAAPQSTSVADSVPSHDTSNGAVHHDTVNEDCEQPAGNSESSNIPTSPDITLEDDTNSNRRKRRRTDQHVVSSIANGTPLNPEEGNTTASNPVTKHDDATLVSTIKSQIPTTDNTDSPKPQPPTIENPTPTGPANDATVQTEERRYPERQRTLRLNPNGKLLSSPTGKQPEEKEPKKKDKSKKGSRKPKKDGNKLVIIKYASHENAREKIGKIIDDIINARTRYQSQRVASKPASVPTPKQTPRATVNQPPKPTHPFFSKNSTRKPDTPTQSHSENSTTLNPLAETPRRPLSLTREGSGVISAPSFRPRVSKFPEPIHPLWPPRDFVHVRGAGAGTNPYRDSLYSNADQRKAKGVSVRIHDKENILLSGPFGQSVKKPMLRALRLPTRFVASGNVLRKALTSQLSEHSSRHKNGDTPIKKDAHPGISRLYSSLATFLTAFDRGQCDTCLWTQKYAPNSAEEVLQTGKEAHMLRDWLKFLIISAVDTGKPSKDTEKAKQKSEERRRAKKRQKKDKLDGFIVSSEDEASEMGELESEEDELAGDVTVFSSKRTVIRSGDLMAGSKGSERGRMTNAILLSGPAGSGKTASVHAVAKELGFEVFEINPGSRRNGRDVVERVGDMTRNHIVHKMHFADEGSSQLPEASTQGEEQEGGKQNKLLSFFKSRPADTKTKKETPSTPKEAEPEADAKRSQKQSLILLEEADILFEEDRQFWSGVMSLIQQSRRPIIITCNNEKLIPSEDISFHAILRYRPPPQDLAVDYLLLMAANEGHMLQRNSVSDLYRAAGSDLRKSIMDLNFWCQMAIGSKKSGLDWMMDRWPPGRDCDENGDTLRVLSLNTYQQYMGWFGRDMLLDGTMDSEVESQRESLDWWERSIQDSENMAFSSSHTLSPAKSKHEQLEQLQYESEYADMRSALDLLCTGCSVDTRLDAVDPSVPPIPERHKANYIEGHQLLHADLKPEYSSLALAMGSTMEILIGKTFRPHNVDVESSQAAQVLANTNDIHAAHASAAQLTTAFEPMMRGDDQSSPSARLAPSFHSGPGALWEDLAPYVRAIVAFDLRLEQYRFKLSGFLSPSSGSKRKMRKTRASRAALEGGDKAHTRRERWFPPDTNPARILATGSKEWQDLLVHSGHFIVRAMPEPGKESSREASREPSREGSEPASESSGEGGI, from the exons ATGGCGATGGAACAGGGAGAGAAACGGACAATCCATCCGTTCTTCTGTAAAG ATTTTGGAGTTCAGGCCAAAGCAGCACCTCAATCGACCTCCGTCGCCGATAGTGTTCCCTCGCATGATACCTCGAATGGCGCAGTACATCACGATACCGTTAATGAAGATTGCGAACAGCCTGCAGGCAATTCGGAGTCATCGAACATCCCGACTTCGCCTGATATTACGCTAGAAGATGACACCAATTCGAATAGGAGGAAACGGCGAAGGACAGATCAGCACGTCGTGTCTAGCATTGCAAATGGTACACCATTAAACCCTGAAGAGGGGAACACTACAGCATCGAACCCTGTAACAAAACATGACGATGCTACGCTTGTGTCGACCATCAAGTCTCAAATCCCTACAACCGACAATACGGATTCTCCAAAGCCGCAACCCCCAACCATAGAAAACCCTACCCCGACAGGCCCTGCGAATGATGCGACAGTGCAAACTGAAGAAAGGCGATATCCAGAACGGCAGCGAACACTTAGGCTCAATCCAAACGGAAAGCTGTTGAGCTCACCTACCGGGAAGCAGCCGGAAGAAAAGGAGCCGAAGAAAAAGGATAAAAGCAAAAAGGGGTCTCGAAAACCCAAAAAAGATGGCAATAAGCTGGTTATCATCAAATATGCCAGTCATGAAAACGCCAGGGAAAAGATAGGGAAGATAATAGACGACATTATCAATGCCCGAACAAGATACCAATCCCAACGTGTTGCTTCTAAACCAGCTTCTGTTCCTACACCGAAACAGACTCCTCGAGCTACAGTGAACCAACCGCCGAAGCCCACACACCCGTTTTTCTCGAAGAATTCTACGCGAAAGCCTGATACCCCTACCCAATCTCACAGCGAAAATTCGACAACATTGAATCCACTTGCGGAGACCCCTCGCCGGCCCCTATCGTTAACTCGAGAAGGCTCAGGCGTTATTTCTGCCCCTTCTTTCAGACCGCGCGTTTCTAAATTTCCTGAACCCATTCATCCTCTATGGCCACCACGAGACTTCGTTCATGTCCGAGGTGCCGGGGCGGGCACCAACCCTTATCGAGACTCCCTTTACTCCAATGCGGACCAGAGAAAGGCAAAAGGGGTTTCTGTTCGTATCCATGACAAAGAAAATATACTCCTCTCGGGACCATTTGGGCAGTCCGTGAAGAAACCAATGCTTCGAGCTCTCCGGTTACCGACCAGATTTGTTGCTAGCGGGAACGTTTTGAGAAAGGCCCTAACGAGCCAACTTTCAGAACATTCATCGAGACACAAAAATGGTGATACCCCTATTAAGAAAGACGCTCACCCTGGTATTTCCCGATTATACTCATCATTAGCAACATTTTTGACTGCGTTTGACCGCGGACAGTGCGACACATGTCTCTGGACCCAAAAATATGCCCCTAATTCCGCAGAGGAAGTTTTGCAAACCGGAAAAGAAGCACATATGCTTCGAGATTGGCTAAAGTTCCTCATTATCTCTGCCGTCGATACGGGAAAGCCGTCCAAAGATACCGAAAAGGCGAAACAAAAATCGGAAGAGAGAAGACGGGCAAAGAAGCGCCAGAAGAAGGACAAATTGGACGGATTCATTGTGTCAAGTGAAGACGAAGCGTCAGAAATGGGCGAGCTCGAGTCAGAAGAGGACGAGCTCGCTGGGGACGTGACCGTTTTCTCTTCCAAGCGCACTGTTATTCGATCCGGTGATTTGATGGCCGGCTCAAAAGGCTCAGAAAGAGGCCGGATGACCAATGCGATTCTTCTCAGCGGACCCGCGGGATCTGGGAAAACTGCCTCTGTGCATGCGGTGGCCAAGGAACTTGGTTTTGAAGTTTTTGAGATCAACCCAGGAAGCCGCCGGAACGGTCGAGATGTTGTCGAGCGTGTCGGTGACATGACCCGAAATCATATTGTGCACAAAATGCACTTTGCCGACGAGGGTTCTAGCCAGCTGCCGGAAGCTAGCACTCAAGGAGAAGAACAGGAAGGTGGAAAACAGAACAAGTTATTGAGCTTCTTCAAATCGAGACCTGCCGATACCAAGACAAAGAAGGAAACTCCATCCACCCCGAAGGAGGCAGAGCCGGAGGCTGATGCAAAGCGATCCCAAAAACAGTCTCTTATTCTTTTGGAGGAAGCCGATATCCTCTTCGAAGAGGACCGCCAGTTTTGGTCAGGAGTAATGAGTCTCATACAGCAGTCGAGGCGACCAATTATCATAACTTGTAACAACGAGAAACTTATACCTTCGGAAGACATCTCATTCCACGCCATACTACGATACCGGCCTCCGCCTCAGGATCTCGCTGTCGACTATCTGCTTCTGATGGCCGCGAATGAAGGCCATATGTTACAACGGAACTCTGTCAGCGATCTTTATCGCGCCGCCGGAAGCGACCTTCGCAAATCAATCATGGACTTGAATTTCTGGTGTCAAATGGCCATTGGTTCTAAAAAATCCGGCCTTGACTGGATGATGGACCGGTGGCCAccagggagagattgcgatgAAAACGGAGACACCCTCCGAGTGCTCAGTCTTAATACCTACCAGCAGTACATGGGGTGGTTTGGTCGCGATATGTTACTTGACGGTACTATGGATAGCGAAGTTGAGTCTCAACGGGAATCCCTTGATTGGTGGGAGCGCAGTATTCAGGACTCGGAAAACATGGCTTTCTCGAGTTCTCATACGCTTTCGCCAGCAAAATCGAAACACGAGCAGCTCGAACAATTACAATACGAATCCGAGTATGCAGATATGAGAAGCGCCTTGGATTTACTGTGCACGGGCTGCTCGGTTGACACCAGATTG GATGCTGTTGATCCTTCTGTACCGCCAATCCCTGAGAGACACAAAGCGAACTATATTGAAGGTCACCAATTGCTTCATGCCGATCTCAAACCAGAGTACTCGTCACTGGCTCTCGCAATGGGAAGCACCATGGAAATCTTGATCGGAAAGACATTTCGGCCGCATAATGTGGATGTGGAGTCTTCGCAAGCTGCACAAGTACTTGCAAACACCAATGATATCCATGCTGCTCACGCGTCTGCCGCCCAATTAACAACAGCCTTTGAGCCAATGATGCGGGGCGACGATCAGTCTTCCCCAAGTGCGCGACTAGCGCCCTCTTTCCACAGCGGACCCGGCGCTCTTTGGGAGGACCTGGCACCGTACGTCCGTGCGATCGTGGCATTCGACCTTCGTCTTGAACAATACAGATTCAAGCTCAGCGGCTTCCTCTCACCTAGTTCCGGCAGTAAGAGGAAAATGCGAAAGACACGGGCTAGTCGCGCAGCGCTTGAGGGAGGCGATAAGGCACACACTCGACGAGAGAGATGGTTTCCTCCCGACACGAACCCGGCCCGCATCTTGGCCACGGGGAGCAAGGAATGGCAGGAccttcttgttcatagtGGGCATTTTATTGTGAGAGCCATGCCAGAGCCTGGTAAAGAGTCTAGTAGAGAAGCTAGCAGGGAACCCAGCAGGGAAGGCAGCGAACCGGCATCGGAGAGTTCGGGCGAGGGAGGGATATGA